In Perca fluviatilis chromosome 14, GENO_Pfluv_1.0, whole genome shotgun sequence, a genomic segment contains:
- the LOC120572833 gene encoding Fc receptor-like protein 5 isoform X3 has product MDDPPLHVQTASLTVSPSRSQMFRGQSVSLSCEEDDSSAGWTLRRNTTGDTGTRKCVDWGGKPAGSSCKISYMVPGDSGVYWCESREGATSNSINITVTGGPVILQSPVLPVMEGEDLTLTCKTKRSSNLPAGFYKDGSFIRTEPAGHMTIHHVSRSDEGLYKCNISSVGESPPSWVSVTVLTSLLSSTTNQEKPKTTRASLSSLPRYLLVSRLVYHLVVFCPYCISTFIMVCLYRRRTTGKFLPVVMVMTPPTRTEEGMDDDYDDVMTAVTTEYQF; this is encoded by the exons atGGATGACCCTCCACTTCACGTTCAGACAG cctctctgactgtgagtccCAGCAGATCTCAGATGTTTAGaggacagtctgtctctctgagctgtgaggaggacgacagctctgctggatggactctgaggaggaacacaACCGGAGACACCGGGACCAGGAAGTGTGTCGACTGGGGAGGAAAACCTGCTGGTTCTTCCTGTAAAATCAGCTACATGGTCCCAGGGGACAGTGGAGTttactggtgtgagtccagagagggagcaaccagtaacagcatcaacatcactgtcactg gtggaccagtgatcctgcagagtcctgtcctccctgtgatggagggagaagacctcactctgacctgtaaaacGAAGAGGTCCTCCAACCTCCCAGctggtttctataaagatggctccttcatcaggactgagcctgcaggtcacatgaccatccaccatgtttccaggtctgatgaaggcctctacaagtgcaacatcagcagtgttggagagtctccacccagctgggtctctgtcacag ttctgacCTCACTGCTGAGCAGCACAACAAACCAAG AGAAACCAAAGACAACAAGAGCTTCTTTGAGCTCTCTGCCACGCTACCTCCTTGTGTCCAGACTGGTCTACCACCTGGTGGTGTTCTGTCCGTACTGCATCTCCACTTTCATCATGGTGTGTTTATATCGACGCAGGACCACAG GGAAATTCCTGCCTGTTGTCATGGTAATGACCCCGCCCACCCGTACTGAGGAGGGAATGGATGACGACTATGATGATGTCATGACTGCTGTCACCACCGAATATCAGTTCTGA
- the LOC120572833 gene encoding Fc receptor-like protein 5 isoform X1: protein MSFSYSSSNPSSAWVGKVITMATASLTVSPSRSQMFRGQSVSLSCEEDDSSAGWTLRRNTTGDTGTRKCVDWGGKPAGSSCKISYMVPGDSGVYWCESREGATSNSINITVTGGPVILQSPVLPVMEGEDLTLTCKTKRSSNLPAGFYKDGSFIRTEPAGHMTIHHVSRSDEGLYKCNISSVGESPPSWVSVTVLTSLLSSTTNQEKPKTTRASLSSLPRYLLVSRLVYHLVVFCPYCISTFIMVCLYRRRTTGKFLPVVMVMTPPTRTEEGMDDDYDDVMTAVTTEYQF, encoded by the exons ATGTCATTCTCATATTCATCATCCAATCCCTCCTCAGCCTGGGTGGGCAAGgtcatcaccatggcaacag cctctctgactgtgagtccCAGCAGATCTCAGATGTTTAGaggacagtctgtctctctgagctgtgaggaggacgacagctctgctggatggactctgaggaggaacacaACCGGAGACACCGGGACCAGGAAGTGTGTCGACTGGGGAGGAAAACCTGCTGGTTCTTCCTGTAAAATCAGCTACATGGTCCCAGGGGACAGTGGAGTttactggtgtgagtccagagagggagcaaccagtaacagcatcaacatcactgtcactg gtggaccagtgatcctgcagagtcctgtcctccctgtgatggagggagaagacctcactctgacctgtaaaacGAAGAGGTCCTCCAACCTCCCAGctggtttctataaagatggctccttcatcaggactgagcctgcaggtcacatgaccatccaccatgtttccaggtctgatgaaggcctctacaagtgcaacatcagcagtgttggagagtctccacccagctgggtctctgtcacag ttctgacCTCACTGCTGAGCAGCACAACAAACCAAG AGAAACCAAAGACAACAAGAGCTTCTTTGAGCTCTCTGCCACGCTACCTCCTTGTGTCCAGACTGGTCTACCACCTGGTGGTGTTCTGTCCGTACTGCATCTCCACTTTCATCATGGTGTGTTTATATCGACGCAGGACCACAG GGAAATTCCTGCCTGTTGTCATGGTAATGACCCCGCCCACCCGTACTGAGGAGGGAATGGATGACGACTATGATGATGTCATGACTGCTGTCACCACCGAATATCAGTTCTGA
- the LOC120572833 gene encoding Fc receptor-like protein 5 isoform X2, translating to MSFSYSSSNPSSAWVGKVITMATASLTVSPSRSQMFRGQSVSLSCEEDDSSAGWTLRRNTTGDTGTRKCVDWGGKPAGSSCKISYMVPGDSGVYWCESREGATSNSINITVTGGPVILQSPVLPVMEGEDLTLTCKTKRSSNLPAGFYKDGSFIRTEPAGHMTIHHVSRSDEGLYKCNISSVGESPPSWVSVTVLTSLLSSTTNQDIHLTADSLYRETKDNKSFFELSATLPPCVQTGLPPGGVLSVLHLHFHHGVFISTQDHREIPACCHGNDPAHPY from the exons ATGTCATTCTCATATTCATCATCCAATCCCTCCTCAGCCTGGGTGGGCAAGgtcatcaccatggcaacag cctctctgactgtgagtccCAGCAGATCTCAGATGTTTAGaggacagtctgtctctctgagctgtgaggaggacgacagctctgctggatggactctgaggaggaacacaACCGGAGACACCGGGACCAGGAAGTGTGTCGACTGGGGAGGAAAACCTGCTGGTTCTTCCTGTAAAATCAGCTACATGGTCCCAGGGGACAGTGGAGTttactggtgtgagtccagagagggagcaaccagtaacagcatcaacatcactgtcactg gtggaccagtgatcctgcagagtcctgtcctccctgtgatggagggagaagacctcactctgacctgtaaaacGAAGAGGTCCTCCAACCTCCCAGctggtttctataaagatggctccttcatcaggactgagcctgcaggtcacatgaccatccaccatgtttccaggtctgatgaaggcctctacaagtgcaacatcagcagtgttggagagtctccacccagctgggtctctgtcacag ttctgacCTCACTGCTGAGCAGCACAACAAACCAAG ATATTCACCTGACAGCTGATTCTCTCTACAGAGAAACCAAAGACAACAAGAGCTTCTTTGAGCTCTCTGCCACGCTACCTCCTTGTGTCCAGACTGGTCTACCACCTGGTGGTGTTCTGTCCGTACTGCATCTCCACTTTCATCATGGTGTGTTTATATCGACGCAGGACCACAG GGAAATTCCTGCCTGTTGTCATGGTAATGACCCCGCCCACCCGTACTGA
- the LOC120572874 gene encoding Fc receptor-like B — MVVLADLSKTFKVLDVTSPTGTMGQTSLQWLIFLTSLLSSTTNQVSLTVSPSSSQFFSWTSVSLSCEEDDSSAGWTLRRNTTIKTRTQCGDGWGNNAGSSCNISYMAPSHSGVYWCESREGATSNSISITVTGGPVILQSPVLPVTEGEDLTLTCKTKTSSNLPAGFYKDGSFIRTEPAGHMTIHHVSRSDEGLYKCNISSVGESPPSWVSVTGEEVTFDFRSSFIQIFT; from the exons ATGGTGGTTTTAGCTGATCTGAGTAAAACATTCAAAGTGCTTGATGTCACATCACCAACAGGTACGATGGGACAAACATCTCTGCAATGGCTGATCT ttctgacCTCACTGCTGAGCAGCACAACAAACCAAG tctctctgactgtgagtccCAGCAGCTCTCAGTTCTTCAGCTGGAcatctgtctctctgagctgtgaggaggacgacagctctgctggatggactctgaggaggaacacaACCATAAAAACCAGGACTCAGTGTGGAGATGGCTGGGGAAACAATGCTGGTTCTTCTTGTAACATCAGCTACATGGCCCCATCGCACAGTGGAGTttactggtgtgagtccagagagggagcaaccagtaacagcatcagcatcactgtcactg gtggaccagtgatcctgcagagtcctgtcctccctgtgacggagggagaagacctcactctgacctgtaaaacaaagacgtcctccaacctcccagctggtttctataaagatggctccttcatcaggactgagcctgcaggtcacatgaccatccaccatgtttccaggtctgatgaaggcctctacaagtgcaacatcagcagtgttggagagtctccacccagctgggtctctgtcacGGGTGAGGAGGTTACCTTTGATTTCAGGAGTTCATTCATCCAGATATTCACCTGA
- the LOC120572833 gene encoding Fc receptor-like protein 5 isoform X4: MFRGQSVSLSCEEDDSSAGWTLRRNTTGDTGTRKCVDWGGKPAGSSCKISYMVPGDSGVYWCESREGATSNSINITVTGGPVILQSPVLPVMEGEDLTLTCKTKRSSNLPAGFYKDGSFIRTEPAGHMTIHHVSRSDEGLYKCNISSVGESPPSWVSVTVLTSLLSSTTNQEKPKTTRASLSSLPRYLLVSRLVYHLVVFCPYCISTFIMVCLYRRRTTGKFLPVVMVMTPPTRTEEGMDDDYDDVMTAVTTEYQF, translated from the exons ATGTTTAGaggacagtctgtctctctgagctgtgaggaggacgacagctctgctggatggactctgaggaggaacacaACCGGAGACACCGGGACCAGGAAGTGTGTCGACTGGGGAGGAAAACCTGCTGGTTCTTCCTGTAAAATCAGCTACATGGTCCCAGGGGACAGTGGAGTttactggtgtgagtccagagagggagcaaccagtaacagcatcaacatcactgtcactg gtggaccagtgatcctgcagagtcctgtcctccctgtgatggagggagaagacctcactctgacctgtaaaacGAAGAGGTCCTCCAACCTCCCAGctggtttctataaagatggctccttcatcaggactgagcctgcaggtcacatgaccatccaccatgtttccaggtctgatgaaggcctctacaagtgcaacatcagcagtgttggagagtctccacccagctgggtctctgtcacag ttctgacCTCACTGCTGAGCAGCACAACAAACCAAG AGAAACCAAAGACAACAAGAGCTTCTTTGAGCTCTCTGCCACGCTACCTCCTTGTGTCCAGACTGGTCTACCACCTGGTGGTGTTCTGTCCGTACTGCATCTCCACTTTCATCATGGTGTGTTTATATCGACGCAGGACCACAG GGAAATTCCTGCCTGTTGTCATGGTAATGACCCCGCCCACCCGTACTGAGGAGGGAATGGATGACGACTATGATGATGTCATGACTGCTGTCACCACCGAATATCAGTTCTGA
- the LOC120572894 gene encoding Fc receptor-like B, giving the protein MEDTSLLRLLFLTSLLSCTTNQVSLTVSPSSSQMFEGQPVSLRCEEDDSSAGWTLRRNTTRETRTQCGDGWGRPAGSSCNISYMVPRYSGVYWCESREGATSNSITITVTGGPVILQSPVLPVMEGEDLTLTCKTKTSSNLPAGFYKDGSFIRTEPAGHMTIHHVNRSDEGLYKCNISRVGESPPSWVSVTGEEVTFDFRSSFIQIFT; this is encoded by the exons ATGGAGGACACATCTCTACTGCGGCTACTCT ttctgacCTCACTGCTGAGCTGCACAACAAACCAAG tctctctgactgtgagtcccagcagctctcagatgtttgaaggacagcctgtctctctgagatgtgaggaggacgacagctctgctggatggactctgaggaggaacacaACCAGAGAAACCAGGACTCAGTGTGGAGATGGATGGGGAAGACCTGCTGGTTCTTCCTGTAACATCAGCTACATGGTCCCACGGTACAGTGGAGTttactggtgtgagtccagagagggagcaaccagtaacagcatcaccatcactgtcactg gtggaccagtgatcctgcagagtcctgtcctccctgtgatggagggagaagacctcactctgacctgtaaaacaaagacgtcctccaacctcccagctggtttctataaagatggctccttcatcaggactgagcctgcaggtcacatgaccatccaccatgttaacaggtctgatgaaggcctctacaagtgcaacatcagcagggttggagagtctccacccagctgggtctctgtcacaggtgAGGAGGTAACTTTTGATTTCAGGAGTTCATTCATCCAGATATTCACCTGA